One stretch of Chloroflexia bacterium SDU3-3 DNA includes these proteins:
- a CDS encoding NAD(P)/FAD-dependent oxidoreductase, translating to MKILIVGAGIAGLAAANELAKAGHSVSVVEAAGVAGGLASGFRDERWEWPLERFYHHIFTTDKAIIDLTKEIGLEDALFFRGPVSGQWWNGRAYALDGVLPILSFPGMPFLDRIRFGMTGAYLKFVTNNWRGLEQVTAAEWTRKWAGKAVYETIWRPMLEGKFGPYVDQVNMAWLWARMKTRSFKLGYYKGGFQGFVDGLLAHVQRQGVQVTLGTPVEALEPLPGGGWRVRARGLAEQDVDRVIVTGSPTLLSKLAPQLPPDYLGQLTNLRSMGAVVMTLALTKPLTGGIYWINMLKSEAPFLSLVEHTNFIEPEHYGGDHLVYCGDYLEPGHEYFRLSEDELLDRFTPALKRVNPAFERGWVRKVWVHREPYAQPIVTVNHSKNVPPLATPLPGLYWASMSQVYPWDRGTNFAVEIGQRVAAELLGRASS from the coding sequence ATGAAGATTCTGATTGTCGGCGCGGGCATCGCTGGCCTAGCCGCAGCAAACGAGCTGGCCAAGGCTGGCCATAGCGTGTCGGTGGTGGAGGCCGCCGGGGTGGCTGGCGGCCTAGCCTCGGGCTTCCGCGACGAGCGCTGGGAGTGGCCGCTGGAGCGCTTCTACCACCACATCTTCACCACCGACAAGGCGATCATCGACCTGACCAAGGAGATCGGGCTGGAGGACGCGCTGTTCTTCCGCGGCCCGGTCTCGGGCCAGTGGTGGAACGGGCGGGCCTACGCGCTGGATGGCGTGCTGCCCATCCTGAGCTTCCCCGGCATGCCCTTCCTCGACCGCATCCGCTTCGGCATGACCGGCGCGTACCTGAAGTTCGTGACGAACAACTGGCGCGGGCTGGAGCAGGTGACCGCCGCCGAGTGGACCCGCAAGTGGGCGGGCAAGGCCGTCTACGAGACGATCTGGCGACCGATGCTGGAGGGCAAGTTTGGCCCCTATGTCGATCAGGTGAACATGGCCTGGCTGTGGGCGCGCATGAAGACGCGCAGCTTCAAGCTGGGCTACTACAAGGGCGGCTTCCAGGGCTTCGTGGATGGCCTGCTGGCCCACGTGCAGCGGCAGGGCGTGCAGGTGACGCTGGGCACGCCGGTAGAGGCGCTGGAGCCGCTGCCTGGCGGCGGCTGGCGGGTGCGCGCGCGCGGCCTGGCCGAGCAGGATGTCGACCGCGTGATCGTCACCGGCTCGCCCACGCTGCTGTCCAAGCTGGCCCCCCAGCTGCCGCCCGACTACCTGGGACAGCTCACCAACCTGCGCTCCATGGGCGCGGTGGTGATGACCCTGGCGCTCACCAAGCCGCTCACCGGCGGGATCTACTGGATCAATATGCTGAAGAGCGAGGCCCCGTTTCTCTCGCTGGTGGAGCACACCAACTTTATCGAGCCGGAGCACTACGGCGGCGACCACCTGGTCTACTGCGGCGACTACCTCGAGCCAGGCCACGAGTACTTCCGCCTGAGCGAGGACGAGCTGCTGGATCGCTTCACGCCCGCGCTGAAGCGGGTGAACCCGGCCTTCGAGCGCGGCTGGGTGCGCAAGGTGTGGGTGCACCGCGAGCCGTACGCCCAGCCGATCGTCACTGTCAACCACTCGAAGAACGTGCCGCCGCTGGCCACGCCGCTGCCCGGCCTCTACTGGGCCAGCATGAGCCAGGTCTACCCCTGGGATCGCGGCACCAACTTTGCGGTGGAGATCGGCCAGCGCGTGGCCGCCGAGCTGCTGGGGCGCGCTTCGAGCTAG
- a CDS encoding flippase-like domain-containing protein produces the protein MRSWKFWLGVVISAVFMWLALRGLDLQHFWETLSHANYWWIIPGVAIYFVAVWVRTWRWHYMLRHIAPVPIRRLFPVVVIGYMGNNIYPARAGEVLRSYVLRRKEGVPVSASLATVVLERLFDGLVMLLFVFVTLPFIELDPIYTQLVTVFSVVFIGALLVFLALAARPQRMKRVYGWFVDRVVPARLREAFHGVFDKFIEGLQSLRSPRDLFFIFLTSTLIWLTETTKYWLVAFAFPGFHAPFYVLMLMTAVVNLATTLPSTPGYVGTFDAPGIAILGTYGVPKALATGYTLVLHVALWLPITLLGAFYMFVEQVGWKDMDRAVEERRAMQASEHSS, from the coding sequence TTGCGAAGCTGGAAGTTTTGGCTCGGCGTTGTGATCAGCGCCGTCTTTATGTGGCTGGCGCTGCGCGGCCTTGATCTGCAGCATTTCTGGGAGACTCTGAGCCACGCCAACTACTGGTGGATCATCCCAGGCGTGGCGATCTACTTTGTGGCGGTGTGGGTGCGCACCTGGCGCTGGCACTATATGCTGCGCCACATCGCGCCGGTGCCCATCCGCCGCCTGTTCCCGGTGGTGGTGATCGGCTACATGGGCAACAACATCTACCCCGCCCGCGCCGGCGAGGTGCTGCGATCCTATGTGCTGCGCCGCAAAGAGGGTGTGCCGGTGAGCGCCAGCCTGGCCACGGTGGTGCTGGAGCGGCTGTTCGACGGCCTGGTGATGCTGCTGTTCGTGTTTGTCACCCTGCCGTTCATCGAGCTGGACCCGATCTACACCCAGCTTGTCACGGTGTTCAGCGTGGTCTTCATTGGGGCGCTGCTGGTGTTTTTGGCGCTGGCCGCCCGCCCCCAGCGCATGAAGCGGGTGTACGGCTGGTTTGTCGATCGCGTGGTGCCCGCGCGCCTGCGCGAGGCCTTCCACGGCGTGTTCGACAAGTTTATCGAGGGCCTCCAGTCGCTGCGCAGCCCGCGCGACCTATTCTTCATCTTCCTCACCTCCACGCTGATCTGGCTGACCGAGACCACCAAGTACTGGCTGGTGGCCTTTGCCTTCCCGGGCTTCCACGCGCCGTTCTACGTGCTGATGCTGATGACGGCGGTGGTGAATCTGGCCACCACGCTGCCATCCACCCCCGGCTATGTGGGCACCTTCGATGCGCCTGGCATCGCCATCCTAGGCACCTATGGCGTGCCCAAGGCGCTGGCCACGGGCTACACGCTGGTGCTGCACGTGGCGCTCTGGCTGCCGATCACGCTGCTGGGCGCGTTCTACATGTTTGTCGAGCAGGTGGGCTGGAAGGATATGGACCGCGCCGTCGAGGAGCGCCGTGCCATGCAGGCTTCTGAGCATTCTTCCTAA
- a CDS encoding AarF/ABC1/UbiB kinase family protein, with the protein MGSMATTIVSARPAALDRPLRRRRRFLRTFLFFLGIIIHVFFFDILGNRTPLTRWYAQRSALRRWAKAARDFRALAVAQGGVLIKLGQFLSSRADILPASITDELAGLQDEVPPAPWNVMRHRLARELGRPPEDVFASFDTQAVAAASIGQVYFAQLHDGRAAAVKLQRPQIAEIIDVDLSAVSAAVQIIKNYPLIKRRADLPALFQEFARVLRQELDYELEAENAIQFRANFAEVAGVYVPEPYREHSTKQLLVMERISGVKIHDYAALEAAGIDRAELAERFNKAYQKQFFLDGLFHADPHPGNLFVRPEAPPAPGVATPYTLIFIDLGMVGRITPALMRALREGIIGVATNDAAKMVEALDMGGIIRPGADRGQIVRAIQIVLRHTYDRSIRELTNMDVENVFADVEHLVRDLPFQLPQDLIYLGRAVALVSGITTGLYPDVNLFALTRPFAQELIARQQRELNLAERVRQELGALGQAALALPKEMDAYYKAANRGELQMRVDFGRLERGMFGLERAVASLSAGVVSAGLFVGGAVLRVHGFAADAWWAWGAAALVALWAVRPRRPGR; encoded by the coding sequence CGCTGACTCGCTGGTATGCCCAACGCAGCGCGCTGCGGCGCTGGGCCAAGGCGGCCCGCGACTTCCGCGCGCTGGCCGTGGCCCAGGGCGGCGTGCTGATCAAGCTGGGCCAGTTCCTCAGCAGCCGCGCCGACATCCTGCCCGCCAGCATCACCGACGAATTGGCCGGGCTGCAGGATGAGGTGCCGCCCGCGCCCTGGAATGTGATGCGCCACCGCCTGGCCCGCGAGCTGGGCCGCCCGCCCGAGGATGTGTTCGCCAGCTTCGACACCCAGGCGGTGGCGGCGGCCTCGATCGGCCAGGTCTACTTCGCCCAGCTGCACGATGGCCGCGCGGCGGCGGTGAAGCTCCAGCGCCCCCAGATCGCCGAGATCATCGATGTGGACCTGAGCGCGGTGAGCGCCGCCGTGCAGATCATCAAGAACTACCCGCTGATCAAGCGCCGCGCCGACCTGCCCGCGCTGTTCCAGGAGTTCGCCAGGGTGCTGCGCCAGGAGCTGGACTACGAGCTGGAGGCCGAGAACGCCATCCAGTTCCGCGCCAACTTCGCCGAGGTGGCCGGGGTGTACGTGCCCGAGCCATACCGCGAGCACTCTACCAAGCAGCTGCTGGTGATGGAGCGGATCAGCGGGGTTAAGATCCACGATTACGCGGCGCTGGAGGCGGCGGGCATCGACCGCGCCGAGCTGGCCGAGCGCTTCAACAAGGCCTACCAGAAGCAGTTCTTTCTGGATGGCCTGTTCCACGCCGACCCGCACCCCGGCAACCTGTTTGTGCGCCCCGAGGCCCCGCCCGCGCCTGGCGTGGCCACGCCCTACACCCTGATCTTTATCGACCTGGGCATGGTGGGCCGCATCACCCCGGCGCTCATGCGGGCGCTGCGCGAGGGCATTATCGGCGTGGCCACCAACGATGCGGCCAAGATGGTGGAGGCGCTGGACATGGGCGGGATCATCCGCCCCGGCGCGGATCGCGGCCAGATCGTGCGGGCCATCCAGATCGTGCTGCGCCACACCTACGACCGCAGCATCCGCGAGCTGACCAATATGGATGTGGAAAATGTGTTCGCCGATGTCGAGCACCTGGTGCGCGACCTGCCCTTCCAGCTGCCGCAGGATCTGATCTACCTGGGCCGCGCCGTGGCCCTGGTGAGCGGGATCACCACCGGGCTGTACCCCGACGTGAACCTGTTCGCGCTGACCCGCCCCTTCGCGCAGGAGCTGATCGCCCGCCAGCAGCGCGAGCTGAACCTGGCCGAGCGGGTGCGCCAGGAGCTGGGCGCGCTGGGCCAAGCAGCGCTGGCCCTGCCCAAGGAGATGGACGCCTACTACAAGGCGGCCAACCGGGGCGAACTGCAGATGCGGGTAGATTTTGGCCGCCTAGAGCGCGGCATGTTCGGCCTAGAGCGGGCGGTGGCTAGCCTTTCGGCGGGGGTGGTGTCTGCAGGGCTGTTCGTGGGCGGCGCTGTGCTGCGGGTGCATGGCTTCGCCGCCGATGCGTGGTGGGCCTGGGGCGCGGCGGCGCTGGTGGCGCTGTGGGCCGTGCGCCCGCGCCGCCCTGGCCGCTAG